A genome region from Nocardia sp. NBC_00565 includes the following:
- a CDS encoding alcohol dehydrogenase catalytic domain-containing protein, whose amino-acid sequence MSTHQAVHVQSAGAALKLVDVETTSPPRDHVRLAVSACGICGTDRAFVSGAFPDMSWPLTPGHEIAGTIAELGADVDNYVVGDRVAVGWFGGHCNKCAPCRKGDFIHCQNMQVPSWQYPGGYAESVTVPANALARIPDELSMAEAAPMGCAGVTTYHALRETRAVPGDRVAVLGIGGLGHLGVQFARAMGFETIAIGRGADKADDAHALGAHHYIDSTAGDVSEALRGIGGASVVLGTVGSAKAMAETAGGLLPRGELIAIGVTAEPLPISPMQLIGPGLSVTGHASGTARDIEETMQFAVQSGVRTRIQERPLDQAAEAYAAMEQGRARYRMILTV is encoded by the coding sequence ATGTCTACTCATCAGGCTGTTCACGTGCAGTCCGCCGGTGCGGCGTTGAAACTGGTCGATGTTGAAACGACCTCACCGCCTCGCGACCATGTGCGCCTCGCGGTCTCAGCGTGCGGGATCTGCGGCACCGACCGTGCGTTCGTCAGCGGCGCGTTCCCGGATATGTCGTGGCCGCTGACACCGGGGCATGAGATCGCCGGCACAATCGCCGAACTCGGCGCCGATGTCGACAACTACGTCGTCGGTGACCGCGTCGCTGTGGGCTGGTTCGGTGGCCATTGCAACAAGTGCGCCCCATGCCGCAAAGGCGACTTCATCCACTGCCAGAACATGCAGGTCCCCAGCTGGCAGTACCCCGGCGGATACGCCGAGTCGGTGACCGTGCCGGCCAATGCGCTGGCTCGCATCCCTGACGAGCTTTCCATGGCCGAGGCCGCGCCGATGGGCTGTGCCGGAGTCACCACCTACCACGCGCTTCGCGAAACCCGGGCCGTGCCCGGCGACCGCGTCGCCGTTCTGGGGATCGGCGGCCTGGGCCACCTCGGCGTGCAGTTCGCCCGCGCGATGGGCTTTGAAACAATTGCGATCGGCCGCGGCGCTGACAAAGCCGATGACGCCCACGCGCTCGGCGCCCACCACTACATCGACTCGACCGCCGGCGACGTCAGCGAAGCGTTGCGGGGGATCGGCGGTGCGTCGGTCGTTCTTGGGACCGTGGGCAGCGCCAAAGCCATGGCCGAAACGGCCGGTGGACTGCTACCGCGCGGTGAGCTCATCGCCATTGGTGTCACCGCCGAGCCACTGCCGATCAGCCCGATGCAGCTGATCGGGCCCGGACTCAGCGTCACCGGCCACGCCTCCGGCACTGCGCGCGATATCGAGGAAACGATGCAATTCGCGGTCCAATCCGGCGTGCGCACGCGAATCCAGGAACGGCCGCTCGATCAGGCCGCCGAGGCATATGCCGCAATGGAACAGGGACGGGCCCGGTACCGCATGATCCTCACGGTCTGA
- a CDS encoding SRPBCC family protein, whose protein sequence is MKIANEFTVNAPVEQAWEVLTDLEQVVPLMPGAQMVGWEGDDFLGKLKVKVGPVTSEFTGRANFVERDEHDHRAVINGSGRDSRGSGNAAATITTRLREDGDKTHVTVDTDLKIVGKLAQFGSGMLQQVSEKLIGQFVTSLEAKLAGGDSAAAAAIVGPDSRGMRPQPVAQPEPAPLDLVDLVGPAMIKKYAPAIAFVLAAALAIVLVRRQMRGKR, encoded by the coding sequence ATGAAGATCGCCAACGAGTTCACCGTCAACGCGCCCGTCGAGCAGGCATGGGAGGTGCTGACCGATCTTGAACAGGTGGTCCCGCTCATGCCAGGCGCACAGATGGTCGGCTGGGAGGGAGACGACTTCCTCGGCAAACTGAAGGTCAAAGTCGGCCCGGTGACCAGCGAATTCACCGGTAGGGCGAATTTCGTCGAACGCGACGAACACGACCATCGCGCCGTCATCAACGGCAGTGGCCGGGATTCACGCGGATCCGGAAACGCAGCGGCGACCATCACCACCCGACTCCGCGAAGACGGCGACAAGACCCACGTCACCGTGGACACCGACCTCAAGATCGTCGGCAAGCTCGCCCAATTCGGCAGCGGGATGTTGCAGCAGGTGTCCGAGAAACTGATCGGTCAATTCGTCACATCCCTGGAAGCGAAACTTGCGGGGGGCGATTCGGCCGCCGCGGCGGCGATAGTTGGGCCGGACAGCCGAGGAATGCGCCCGCAACCGGTCGCACAACCCGAGCCGGCACCGCTCGACCTCGTCGATCTGGTCGGGCCCGCGATGATCAAGAAGTATGCGCCGGCGATTGCGTTCGTGCTGGCGGCCGCGCTCGCAATTGTCCTGGTACGCAGGCAGATGCGCGGGAAACGATGA
- a CDS encoding vWA domain-containing protein produces the protein MTRAVLLRGVDLAAFAVAVVARLRRGGVAVAPSGPALFVQALRRMAPRTRTELYWATRLTLVDRMQDLAAFDAVFAMVFADAVLGVDPASRTHGLSTERASAPGVGGRGQSRHGGEVPWATLQSAAGADRSTDKGVALPDVLPSRFAARAQEPFARFDPDDLRTVGAWLEQASALWPQRSSRRYENHPHGKRIDFRATMNNSRRTGWESAVLVRTRPRSRPRRIVMICDVSRSMQPYSTIYLHLMRAAMQRRSPDRPEVFAFSTSLTRLTSVLAHRSPDAAVARANDKVVDRYGGTHIGRCLATLLATPSGNAVRGAVVVIASDGWDSDTPDVLARAMARIRRRAWRVIWLNPRAGDSRFQPTTGAMAAALPYCDIMMPGHTLADMHAFMQALASMIFT, from the coding sequence ATGACACGAGCGGTACTGCTGCGCGGCGTCGATCTGGCCGCATTCGCCGTTGCGGTGGTCGCGCGGCTGCGGCGTGGTGGCGTCGCGGTGGCGCCGAGCGGGCCCGCGCTGTTCGTGCAAGCCTTGCGTCGCATGGCGCCGCGGACGCGCACCGAGCTCTACTGGGCTACGCGGCTCACGCTCGTCGATCGCATGCAGGATCTCGCCGCCTTCGACGCGGTCTTCGCGATGGTGTTCGCCGACGCGGTGCTGGGTGTGGACCCGGCGAGCCGAACGCACGGACTGTCGACCGAACGCGCGTCGGCGCCGGGTGTGGGCGGGCGGGGGCAGTCTCGGCATGGCGGTGAAGTCCCTTGGGCGACACTACAATCTGCGGCCGGTGCCGACCGATCGACCGACAAGGGGGTGGCGCTACCGGACGTGCTGCCGAGCCGGTTCGCGGCACGAGCACAGGAACCCTTCGCTCGCTTCGATCCGGACGATCTGCGGACGGTCGGCGCCTGGCTGGAGCAGGCGTCCGCGCTCTGGCCGCAGCGCAGCAGCAGGCGCTACGAAAACCATCCGCACGGCAAGCGGATCGACTTCCGGGCGACGATGAACAACTCCCGCCGCACCGGCTGGGAGTCGGCCGTGCTGGTCCGCACCCGTCCCCGTAGCCGCCCGCGCCGAATCGTCATGATCTGCGACGTCAGCCGCTCGATGCAGCCGTATTCGACGATCTACCTGCATCTGATGCGGGCCGCGATGCAGCGCCGTTCGCCCGATCGCCCCGAGGTGTTCGCCTTCTCCACCTCGCTGACCAGGCTGACCTCGGTGCTGGCGCACCGTTCGCCGGATGCCGCGGTGGCCCGGGCCAACGACAAGGTGGTCGACCGCTACGGCGGCACGCACATCGGGCGGTGCCTCGCCACGCTGCTCGCAACTCCGTCCGGCAATGCGGTGCGCGGCGCCGTCGTCGTGATCGCATCGGACGGCTGGGACAGCGACACCCCCGATGTCCTCGCCCGTGCGATGGCCCGGATCCGTCGCCGGGCTTGGCGCGTCATCTGGCTCAATCCCCGTGCGGGCGACTCCCGATTCCAACCGACCACCGGTGCGATGGCGGCGGCCCTGCCGTACTGCGACATCATGATGCCCGGGCACACGCTCGCGGATATGCACGCGTTCATGCAAGCCCTCGCATCGATGATTTTCACCTGA
- a CDS encoding AAA family ATPase, with protein sequence MMSPFDDIEDVVRRFDADDYLLDTGTATAFYLATTLGRPLLLEGEPGVGKTTAAKTLATVLGVPLIRLQCYEGLTVSEALYDWNYQRQLLSIRLAEARGADLTEADLFTEAFLVDRPILRCVRYRGPTPPVLLVDEIDRADDEFEALLLEFLGEATVTVPELGTFVAEHPPLAVLTSNRSRDLHDALRRRCLYHWIDYPEPARAVAIVRRTVPGATDALIEHATRFVGRARDLDLDKPPGVAETIDWIAALAMLDVADLTAPEAVAALSALAKTPDDRATVQAAFVEYTQSLATG encoded by the coding sequence ATGATGTCGCCGTTCGACGATATCGAGGACGTGGTGCGACGATTCGACGCCGACGACTACCTGCTCGATACCGGGACCGCCACCGCCTTCTATCTGGCCACCACGCTGGGTCGGCCGCTGCTACTGGAAGGCGAACCGGGAGTGGGCAAGACGACGGCGGCGAAGACCCTGGCCACGGTGCTCGGTGTACCGCTGATACGCCTCCAGTGCTACGAGGGCCTCACCGTGAGCGAAGCGCTGTACGACTGGAATTACCAGCGTCAGCTGCTCAGCATCCGACTCGCCGAGGCGCGCGGTGCCGACCTCACCGAAGCCGACCTGTTCACCGAGGCATTCCTGGTGGACCGCCCGATCCTGCGCTGTGTGCGATATCGCGGTCCGACGCCGCCGGTGCTGTTGGTCGACGAAATCGACCGTGCCGACGACGAATTCGAAGCGCTGCTGCTCGAATTCCTCGGCGAGGCCACCGTGACAGTTCCCGAGCTCGGGACCTTTGTCGCCGAGCATCCGCCGCTCGCGGTGCTGACCTCGAACCGCAGTCGCGACCTGCACGACGCGCTGCGACGGCGCTGCCTCTACCACTGGATCGACTACCCGGAGCCGGCCCGCGCGGTGGCGATTGTGCGACGCACCGTGCCCGGGGCAACCGACGCGCTGATCGAGCACGCCACCCGATTCGTCGGCCGCGCCCGCGATCTCGATCTCGACAAGCCGCCCGGCGTCGCCGAGACCATCGACTGGATCGCCGCGCTGGCGATGCTCGACGTCGCCGATCTCACCGCGCCGGAGGCGGTCGCCGCGCTGAGCGCACTGGCGAAGACTCCCGACGACCGCGCCACCGTCCAGGCGGCATTCGTCGAATACACCCAAAGCCTGGCTACCGGATGA
- a CDS encoding TetR/AcrR family transcriptional regulator: MSGRAAGPGKSGAILDIFTRHVAEKGYDGTSFSSVASELGISQGLIVHHYGTKARLLEALHISYMRRRIDEAERIVSEFSTPTERLAGLLYASMLYQVHDRNRTVAFQREVARFAQEDESSDGRKLRRHYIGILHGVLDAGIASGEFRPVDTSIRSLLIFGAAQWAWTWFEPEGRRSAEQVGAELVDLTLGSLLVNRRSLPRLIEPDGRLVAAVIKIITAVEGTPKEAPER; the protein is encoded by the coding sequence GTGAGTGGGCGTGCGGCGGGACCGGGCAAGTCGGGTGCGATTCTCGATATTTTCACCCGCCATGTTGCCGAGAAGGGCTACGACGGGACCAGCTTCAGCAGTGTTGCAAGTGAGCTGGGCATCTCACAGGGCTTGATCGTGCATCATTACGGCACGAAGGCGCGGTTGCTAGAAGCTCTGCATATTTCCTATATGCGGCGGCGGATCGATGAGGCAGAGCGCATCGTGTCGGAGTTTTCTACGCCGACCGAACGGCTTGCCGGGCTGTTGTACGCGTCCATGCTCTATCAGGTGCACGATCGAAATCGGACTGTCGCATTCCAGCGCGAGGTCGCGCGGTTCGCGCAGGAGGATGAGAGTTCCGACGGGCGCAAGCTACGAAGGCATTACATCGGAATCCTGCACGGCGTGCTCGATGCGGGTATTGCGTCGGGTGAGTTCCGGCCTGTCGATACAAGTATCCGGAGCCTGCTCATCTTCGGTGCCGCGCAATGGGCGTGGACGTGGTTCGAGCCGGAAGGGCGTAGATCTGCCGAGCAGGTCGGTGCTGAACTGGTAGATCTCACTCTTGGATCGCTGTTGGTAAATCGGAGATCGTTGCCGCGTCTCATCGAGCCCGACGGCCGGCTTGTTGCCGCGGTGATCAAGATCATCACCGCGGTAGAAGGGACGCCGAAAGAAGCGCCGGAGAGATGA
- a CDS encoding XdhC family protein, with protein sequence MKMSERVQQLVRTRTPFVHATVVRAQQPTSAHAGDEAILLLDGTIEGFVGGQCAQNSVRKAALGALQSHESVLLRVLPDGDLQFPEAPGAAVVVNPCLSGGALEIFLEPQIPAPLVRICGATPIADALAEMCELVGFGVQRSVAGADSLDSLADTTAVVIASHGGPEAEMIRAALDAGVGYIGLVASRIRGASILDELGSTDAERARVRTPVGLPIGAKTSAEIAVSIVAQLIQAIRKGGLVVAPRPASVVFEALDPVCGMTVTVGPDTPHLTIDDVDYWFCSSGCRTSFAAAKTGS encoded by the coding sequence ATGAAGATGTCCGAGCGAGTACAGCAGCTGGTCCGCACCCGGACTCCGTTCGTGCACGCGACCGTCGTGCGCGCGCAGCAGCCGACCTCGGCGCACGCCGGGGACGAGGCGATCCTGTTGCTGGACGGGACGATCGAAGGATTCGTCGGCGGCCAGTGCGCCCAGAACTCGGTCCGCAAGGCGGCGCTGGGTGCCCTGCAGTCGCACGAGAGTGTGCTGCTGCGCGTGCTACCCGACGGCGATCTGCAGTTTCCCGAAGCGCCCGGCGCGGCGGTGGTGGTGAATCCCTGTCTGTCCGGCGGAGCGCTGGAGATATTCCTCGAGCCACAGATCCCGGCGCCGCTGGTGCGCATCTGCGGCGCGACACCCATCGCGGACGCCTTGGCCGAAATGTGCGAACTGGTGGGATTCGGGGTCCAGCGCAGTGTTGCCGGAGCCGACTCGCTGGATTCGCTGGCCGATACGACGGCGGTGGTGATCGCCAGCCACGGAGGTCCGGAAGCCGAGATGATCCGCGCCGCGCTCGACGCCGGTGTGGGGTATATCGGATTGGTGGCCAGCAGGATTCGGGGTGCGTCGATTCTCGACGAGCTCGGATCGACCGACGCCGAGCGTGCGCGCGTGCGCACCCCGGTGGGCTTGCCGATCGGCGCCAAGACCTCCGCGGAGATCGCCGTCTCGATTGTCGCGCAATTGATCCAGGCGATCCGCAAGGGTGGCTTGGTCGTCGCACCCCGCCCGGCGAGCGTCGTATTCGAGGCGCTCGATCCAGTGTGCGGTATGACCGTGACCGTCGGGCCGGACACACCGCATCTCACTATCGACGATGTCGACTACTGGTTCTGCAGCTCCGGCTGCCGCACCTCCTTTGCCGCGGCGAAGACGGGCTCATGA
- a CDS encoding ABC transporter permease, whose translation MNRLRRIPIDVWFEPIIIGVIGIGYVIWYRSTTFTATEKASLGWANLQTTILEHIKLTVVATLIVVVLAIPLGIALTRPALQRFEPIAVNIANIGQAAPAVGLLVLFTFWLGTGFRTAIVGLVVYAILPILQNTIVGLRQVDQRTIEASRGIGFSGTRTLFQVELPLAVPVILNGVRTALVILVGTATLSTFIGATSLGTLITTGVTLFLPKLLISGAILVGLLALIIDWLGRLVELAATPRGVS comes from the coding sequence ATGAATCGTTTGCGCCGCATTCCGATCGACGTATGGTTCGAACCGATCATCATCGGTGTCATCGGTATCGGTTACGTCATCTGGTATAGGTCGACCACGTTCACCGCGACGGAGAAGGCGTCACTCGGCTGGGCCAACCTGCAGACCACGATCCTCGAACACATCAAGCTGACCGTGGTGGCCACGTTGATCGTGGTCGTCCTCGCGATTCCATTGGGCATCGCGCTGACCCGACCCGCGTTGCAGCGGTTCGAGCCCATCGCCGTCAATATCGCCAATATCGGCCAGGCCGCGCCCGCGGTGGGTCTGCTCGTCTTGTTCACCTTCTGGTTGGGCACCGGATTCCGCACGGCGATAGTCGGTCTCGTCGTGTACGCGATCCTGCCGATCCTGCAGAACACGATCGTCGGGCTGCGGCAGGTCGATCAGCGCACGATCGAGGCCTCGCGGGGCATCGGGTTCTCGGGCACGCGGACGCTGTTCCAGGTCGAGCTCCCGCTCGCGGTGCCGGTGATCCTCAACGGTGTCCGCACCGCGCTGGTCATCCTGGTCGGTACCGCGACGCTGAGCACCTTCATCGGCGCGACCAGCCTCGGCACGCTGATCACGACCGGCGTCACCCTCTTCCTGCCCAAGCTGCTCATCTCCGGTGCGATCCTCGTCGGGCTGCTGGCGTTGATCATCGACTGGCTGGGCAGACTCGTCGAACTGGCCGCGACTCCGCGAGGTGTCTCATGA
- a CDS encoding nucleotidyltransferase family protein, with translation MTIGFVTGVVLAAGTSRRLGTAKQLLPYRNTTVLGATLDVVRSCAFDQIIVTLGGAAAAVRQQVDLAGLDVAMADDFDAGCSSSLRSALSSVHPRATGIVLMLGDQPGLSAATVDRLIAEGTTAAITVCRYHDGVGHPFWLRRSVFSEVARLHGDKAVWKIIESGRIPVSRLDVDAPMPLDVDTWDDYERLRAATSP, from the coding sequence ATGACAATCGGGTTCGTCACTGGAGTCGTACTCGCCGCAGGAACCTCACGGCGTCTCGGCACTGCGAAACAGCTACTGCCGTATCGGAATACGACGGTTCTCGGCGCCACCCTCGACGTGGTGCGATCCTGCGCTTTCGATCAGATCATCGTCACCCTCGGCGGCGCAGCCGCGGCGGTCCGGCAGCAGGTCGATCTCGCCGGGTTGGATGTGGCCATGGCCGACGACTTCGATGCCGGCTGTTCGTCGTCGTTGCGTTCGGCCCTGAGCTCGGTGCATCCCCGGGCCACCGGAATCGTGCTGATGCTCGGTGATCAACCGGGTCTGTCGGCGGCGACCGTCGACCGACTGATCGCCGAGGGAACGACCGCCGCGATCACGGTCTGCCGCTACCACGACGGTGTCGGGCATCCATTCTGGCTGAGACGCAGCGTATTCAGCGAGGTGGCCCGATTGCACGGCGACAAGGCCGTGTGGAAGATCATCGAGTCGGGCCGCATCCCGGTGTCCCGCCTCGACGTCGACGCACCAATGCCCCTGGACGTGGACACCTGGGACGACTACGAGCGCCTGCGCGCCGCGACGTCGCCATGA
- a CDS encoding ATP-binding cassette domain-containing protein — MTDVTSQPAPTTAERNVTGASIELDSVVKRYKGQQKPAVERLDLEIDAGDIVAFVGPSGCGKTTTLKMINRLIEPTEGRILIGGRDVTREDPDKLRQSIGYVIQSGGLFPHWSVAKNVGAIPRVLGWDKKRIAERTEYLLDLVGLDPGTFADRLPKDMSGGQQQRVGVARALAADPPVLLMDEPFGAVDPITRVRLQDSLIAIQHELGKTIVIVTHDFEEATKLGDKVLILSEGGHVEQYARPEEILTDPATPFVEEFVGSGAKLAYLTVSRVRDVAYEEVITARVGESARGVIERAKAAGHTWIVVVDEAGRPRSWPSLTEVATKPEVSDFLDRRLPVVARSSTLNDALDAMLAASQGAALVTDGRGAVVGSLSIGSVTETIQAKLADVRADEADHSYATYIDGTDPAPTPVVAADEPGSAG; from the coding sequence ATGACCGATGTGACCAGCCAACCCGCTCCGACCACAGCGGAGCGCAATGTCACCGGTGCGTCCATCGAGTTGGATTCGGTTGTCAAGCGCTACAAGGGCCAGCAGAAACCGGCGGTTGAGCGCCTCGACCTGGAGATCGATGCGGGCGATATCGTCGCGTTCGTCGGCCCGTCCGGCTGTGGCAAGACGACCACACTCAAGATGATCAACCGGCTGATCGAGCCGACCGAAGGCCGGATCTTGATCGGTGGTCGCGATGTCACCAGGGAAGATCCCGACAAGCTGCGGCAGTCGATCGGATATGTCATCCAGTCCGGCGGGCTGTTCCCGCACTGGTCGGTGGCCAAGAACGTCGGCGCCATCCCGCGGGTGCTCGGGTGGGACAAGAAGCGGATCGCCGAACGCACCGAGTATCTGCTCGATCTGGTCGGCCTGGACCCCGGCACCTTCGCCGACCGGCTGCCGAAGGATATGTCCGGCGGACAGCAGCAGCGGGTAGGGGTCGCCCGCGCGCTCGCGGCGGACCCGCCGGTGCTGCTCATGGACGAGCCGTTCGGCGCGGTCGATCCGATCACCCGGGTTCGCCTACAGGACAGCCTGATCGCGATCCAGCACGAACTCGGTAAGACCATAGTGATCGTCACGCACGATTTCGAAGAGGCCACCAAGCTCGGCGACAAGGTGCTCATCCTGTCCGAAGGCGGTCACGTCGAGCAGTACGCGCGCCCGGAAGAGATCCTCACCGACCCGGCCACACCGTTCGTGGAGGAGTTCGTCGGATCCGGCGCGAAGCTGGCATATCTGACCGTGTCGCGGGTGCGCGACGTCGCCTACGAGGAGGTGATCACCGCTCGGGTCGGCGAGTCGGCGCGGGGTGTGATCGAACGTGCGAAGGCCGCCGGACACACCTGGATCGTCGTCGTCGACGAGGCCGGGCGGCCGCGATCGTGGCCTTCGCTCACGGAGGTGGCGACCAAACCGGAGGTCTCCGACTTCCTCGATCGGCGGCTGCCCGTCGTCGCACGATCCTCGACCCTCAACGACGCGCTCGACGCCATGCTCGCGGCCAGCCAGGGCGCCGCACTCGTCACCGACGGCCGTGGCGCGGTCGTCGGCTCGCTCAGCATCGGCTCGGTGACGGAAACGATCCAGGCCAAGCTCGCCGACGTGCGTGCCGATGAGGCAGACCACTCGTACGCGACATACATCGACGGAACCGATCCGGCGCCGACCCCGGTGGTCGCCGCCGACGAACCCGGATCGGCTGGGTAG
- a CDS encoding ABC transporter permease produces the protein MHLWSYIRGRGELLAFLTYQHASLAFQTVLVGTAVAVLIAMAVYRLPLLSALSLTSSRVALTIPSLALLALLLVPFGLGVVPSFVMLAFFAALPVIGNAIVGLRSVPASVVESARGIGFSRWRILLTVELPIAWPVILTGIRVSTQMIVGVAAIVAYVLGPGLGSLIFNGLSRLGGANALEMALTGTILIVIIALVFDALLVLLGRLTIAKGLS, from the coding sequence ATGCATCTATGGAGCTACATCCGAGGACGGGGCGAGCTTCTGGCGTTCCTGACGTATCAGCATGCCTCCCTGGCATTTCAAACGGTGCTGGTCGGGACTGCCGTCGCTGTCCTCATCGCGATGGCGGTCTATCGGCTTCCGCTGTTGTCCGCGCTTTCGCTGACCTCGAGCCGGGTCGCGCTGACGATTCCTTCGCTTGCGCTGTTGGCGCTGCTGTTGGTCCCGTTCGGACTCGGTGTGGTCCCGTCGTTCGTCATGCTGGCGTTCTTCGCGGCATTGCCGGTGATCGGCAATGCGATCGTCGGCTTGCGGTCGGTCCCTGCTTCGGTCGTCGAATCCGCTCGCGGGATCGGTTTTTCGCGATGGCGCATTCTGCTGACCGTCGAATTGCCGATTGCCTGGCCGGTGATTCTCACCGGCATCAGGGTGTCCACCCAGATGATCGTCGGTGTCGCCGCCATCGTCGCCTATGTTCTCGGACCCGGCCTCGGATCGCTGATCTTCAACGGCCTTTCGCGGCTCGGTGGCGCGAACGCGCTCGAAATGGCGCTGACGGGCACCATTCTCATCGTCATCATCGCGTTGGTGTTCGACGCGCTCCTCGTCCTGCTCGGACGCCTCACGATCGCAAAGGGACTGTCATGA
- a CDS encoding glycine betaine ABC transporter substrate-binding protein, with product MRSPLVTLVSTLVATTAMLAGCGLVSSSGTFHDAELPGGERPLDGAKVTVTSKSFTEGVLLGKITATYLAAAGAHVTDLTGAPGSASSRQAQLNGDADVLWEYTGTGWVNYHNEAETISDPKELWQRVHDVEERDHNLEWLPPANFNDTYAFGASTPNAERLQVKSLSEVAALPVPDRTFCVDDEFFSRSDGFIPMLQKYGIPYNDPNGVPSGNVTRMDAGVVYTATAKGAPCNFGMIYTTDGRVKNLNLVVLDDDKKFFLPYSGTAVVRGAVLDRYPQLRTLLGTISEHLTDELMQDLNGRVDIDGEDPADVAYDWLKSEKLVE from the coding sequence ATGAGATCGCCACTGGTCACGCTGGTTTCCACACTCGTCGCGACGACAGCCATGCTCGCCGGGTGCGGTCTGGTGAGCTCGTCCGGAACGTTCCACGACGCGGAGCTGCCCGGTGGCGAGCGGCCGCTGGACGGTGCGAAGGTGACCGTCACCTCGAAGAGCTTCACCGAGGGTGTACTGCTCGGCAAGATCACCGCGACCTACCTGGCCGCGGCGGGCGCCCACGTCACCGACCTGACCGGGGCGCCGGGTTCCGCATCGTCTCGACAGGCCCAGCTCAACGGCGATGCCGATGTGCTCTGGGAGTACACCGGCACCGGTTGGGTCAACTACCACAACGAGGCCGAGACGATCTCGGATCCGAAGGAACTCTGGCAGCGGGTCCATGACGTCGAGGAGCGCGACCACAATCTGGAGTGGCTGCCGCCGGCCAACTTCAATGACACATACGCATTCGGCGCATCCACGCCGAATGCCGAACGCCTGCAGGTGAAGTCCCTGTCCGAGGTGGCGGCGCTACCGGTCCCCGATCGGACGTTCTGCGTCGACGACGAATTCTTCAGCCGCTCCGACGGTTTCATTCCGATGCTGCAGAAGTACGGGATCCCCTACAACGATCCGAACGGTGTCCCGTCCGGCAATGTCACGCGCATGGACGCCGGTGTCGTCTACACGGCGACGGCCAAGGGCGCCCCGTGCAATTTCGGCATGATCTACACCACCGACGGTCGGGTCAAGAACCTGAATTTGGTCGTACTCGACGACGACAAGAAGTTCTTCCTGCCCTACAGCGGCACCGCGGTCGTGCGCGGCGCCGTCCTCGACCGCTACCCACAGTTGCGAACGCTGCTCGGCACGATCTCCGAACACCTCACCGACGAGCTGATGCAGGATCTCAACGGCCGCGTCGATATCGACGGCGAGGATCCCGCCGACGTCGCCTACGACTGGCTGAAGAGCGAGAAGCTGGTCGAGTAG